A single genomic interval of Hydractinia symbiolongicarpus strain clone_291-10 chromosome 8, HSymV2.1, whole genome shotgun sequence harbors:
- the LOC130655712 gene encoding uncharacterized protein LOC130655712, with the protein MYFSNIPIPPKNTYLKCLMDKVESLIKRIRWKAYFFDKNNEKEDEHEHVSFGFKSTATPPVNPNLASFESDLYDLIRKIEFRNVDNSFLNKLKTDVKNIQNSENVFAFADKTNNLYELPKNDYTKLVTENITKSYEKCSTSLKTNINKEAKKIAKSLDLDAKMQCYSEKQAYITIKDHKPNFPQNVKCRLINPAKTDMGIVSKKYLETIIEKVQKATQVNQWRNTSTVIEWFRKTPTDAKSKFIKFDIVEFYPSISEELLDKAINFARSAVPIDNKVLDIIRHSRKSLLFDKSSTWVKKGNVLFDVTMGSFDGAEICELVGLYILKKISNIIDIKHVGLYRDDGLAIIQNANGPRMNKIRKDIITLFKEDKLSVTIETNLIETDFLDVSFNVNSKTYKPYRKPNNDPLYININSNHPNNVLKVIPKMVNERLIATSCNRKAFDDAKPLYEASLSASGFKSTMAYASKPKQRPNRQRKIIWFNPPFSKNVKTDIGRSFLKIVRKNFSKDHKYYKIFNKNTLKLSYSCSTNIRNIIKGHNKKVLTSEERQKQRPCNCRDKSQCPLNGDCLAACIIYKAEVKYVDKKEFYYGLCEGEFKERFNNHKKSFRHEKYRNETELSKLIWRLKDDGTDFEILWSIERRAMPYKTGARTCDLCLTEKIAIVRAEPKGLLNKRTELINKCRHRNKFTLKWLK; encoded by the exons ATGTATTTTTCG AATATCCCGATACCACCGAAAAATACATACTTAAAATGTTTAATGGACAAAGTAGAAAGCCTTATCAAACGAATTCGATGGAAGGCATATTTCTTCgataaaaataacgaaaaagaAGACGAGCACGAACACGTATCTTTCGGTTTTAAATCAACTGCAACCCCACCTGTTAACCCGAACCTTGCAAGCTTCGAAAGCGACCTTTACGACCTCATCCGAAAAATCGAATTCCGCAATGTTGACAATTCGTtcttaaacaaattgaaaacagacgttaagaaCATCCAAAATTCCGAAAATGTATTTGCTTTCGCCGATAAAACTAATAACCTATACGAACTTCCGAAAAATGATTACACCAAACTCGTTAcagaaaatatcacaaaatcgTATGAAAAATGTAGTACTTCTTTGAAAACCAACATCAATAAAGAGgccaaaaaaatcgcaaaatcgcTAGATTTAGACGCCAAAATGCAATGCTACTCAGAGAAACAGGCCTACATTACAATCAAAGACCACAAACCAAACTTCCCCCAAAATGTCAAGTGCAGATTAATTAATCCAGCCAAAACAGACATGGGAATCGTCAGTAAAAAGTACTTGGAGACCATCATAGAAAAAGTTCAGAAAGCAACGCAGGTCAACCAATGGCGAAATACATCTACTGTAATTGAATGGTTCAGAAAAACACCAACTGATGCAAAGTCAAAATTCATCAAATTCGACATTGTCGAGTTTTACCCTTCTATCTCTGAAGAACTACTCGACAAAGCAATTAATTTCGCAAGATCTGCTGTACCAATCGACAACAAAGTCCTCGATATAATAAGGCACAGTCGAAAGTCCTTGTTATTTGATAAATCATCGACTTGGGTTAAAAAAGGAAACGTTCTTTTCGATGTAACAATGGGTTCATTCGATGGAGCGGAGATCTGTGAGTTAGTTGgactatatatattaaaaaagatcaGCAATATTATCGATATCAAACATGTTGGTCTATACAGAGACGATGGACTTGCAATTATCCAAAACGCCAATGGACCACGAATGAACAAAATTCGAAAGGACATCATAACCTTGTTTAAGGAAGACAAATTGTCAGTAACTATCGAAACGAACCTGATTGAAACAGACTTTTTGGATGTATCATTTAACGTGAATAGTAAAACCTACAAACCCTACAGGAAACCCAACAACGATCCGCTATACATTAACATTAATTCAAACCACCCGAATAATGTATTGAAAGTCATTCCGAAGATGGTAAATGAAAGATTAATTGCGACATCATGTAACAGAAAAGCATTTGATGACGCAAAACCTTTATACGAAGCTTCACTCTCCGCCAGCGGATTTAAAAGCACAATGGCATACGCGAGTAAACCCAAACAACGCCCTAATCGCCAAAGGAAGATAATTTGGTTCAACCCGCCGTTCAGTAAAAACGTTAAAACAGACATTGGACGATCATTTCTCAAGATTGTTAGAAAAAACTTCAGTAAAGAtcacaaatattataaaatcttcAACAAAAACACCCTCAAGTTGAGCTATTCATGTAGCACAAACATCCGAAACATCATAAAGGGCCATAATAAAAAAGTTCTCACTTCTGAAGAAAGGCAAAAACAACGACCTTGCAACTGCCGGGATAAGTCCCAGTGTCCACTGAATGGTGACTGTTTAGCTGCGTGCATCATCTACAAAGCGGAAGTCAAATACGTAGACAAAAAGGAATTTTACTACGGATTATGCGAAGGCGaatttaaagaaaggtttaaCAACCACAAAAAGTCCTTTCGACACGAGAAATACAGAAACGAAACCGAATTGTCGAAATTAATTTGGAGATTAAAAGACGACGGAACAGACTTTGAAATCTTATGGAGTATAGAAAGACGTGCAATGCCGTATAAGACAGGAGCGCGCACGTGTGACTTGTGcctaacagaaaaaatagcaaTTGTACGAGCTGAACCGAAGGgactgttaaataaaagaacagaaCTTATCAACAAATGTCGCCATCGCAACAAATTTACTTTGAAATGGTTGAAATGA